Genomic window (Sphaeramia orbicularis chromosome 7, fSphaOr1.1, whole genome shotgun sequence):
TTtttaaagtcagaaaaaaaatttgaactttgacccacttttcccaaaatgtaatcacatctgttctgggtcactggtaatctatgaacccaatttggtatgaattcaaccaacagttttgctgctgaagtgttaaacaaaggaacaaagaaaaacaaaccaaaccaaaaacaataccctttacctcccctttggggggcgggataATAATCCTTCCCTTCAGCCACTGTGAAGCACTAATGGGGGTGTCACATTTCCATGATCTGGCTATTCACCGtttacactgggaaaaaaatctaaatcttacaaagtgtatttttcccatttctagtccaaagatctcatcacacttaaaataagaccgaatcacctaaagagtaacttttcagtgagatataagaactgatttatagacaatagatcagAATCTGAATAGTTCTGAATAAATCTCACCAAGAtccttttcacttgttccattagcagattttcaagcaaaaaattcttaattcaagcaaaaaaatctgccagtggaacaagtgaaaaggatcttggtaagatttattcaGAACTATTCAGATtctgatctattgtctaaaactaggttcttatatctcactgaaaagttactctttaggtgcttatgtcttattttaagtgtgatgagatgttttgactagaaatgacaaaaatacacttgataagatttggattttttcccagCGTAGCTTCCAGAAAACAAATATCTAGCAAGGGTCTGACATTTTTGGAAATTATAAGATTCTATGGATAACTACAGtagcggaaaaaatgattagatcatcaaaagtcatcagaaacaatggttatgcaataaaGTCACtcccgtgtgtatcatgtgactaaaacggacagaaaagaaaacatggaatgtctaaaagcactgtttttgtcagtacaataacgtagatattgatgtaagaactgaagtgattttggttattatcaagaaaacatggaaaatggatagatatcagctctgaaattaaactactatgaactattattgttgttatcattatatttgtccaaacaaatgtacctttagttggaccaggcattaaaatgaacaagaaattgaagggtGGGCgaagaattttttccacaactgtattcaCGAAGATTTTAGGACTTAAAGGTATTTCCTTGCCAATGATTTTACCAACAAAGCTGACAAGGCTGGAAAACTTAATGTAACGCACTCcggtggggaaagagttaaaaggtACGAACCCCTGTGCTCATGTGTATCACTGACCTGGGAGACGATCCTCTGCCCATAAAACTCCACTGTGATCTTCCCCTGAACCTGGTCCTTCTCTGGGCAGGAAACCACGACTGAAGGCCAGAGGAAACGGAACCCGTCCACCTGGGCCAACACCAGATCCCCTTTGTCATCCTGGACACGATGCAAACACAAAGTCAATAACACTCATAAGACTCCATTGGAAGAGATGAGAAAACACATTCATGAAAGAGAATGTGGACGTTTGAGTTTTTCTACTCTCGTATAGAAAAGATAAAACCGTTTCAATAGTCTCATCTGAATTTAGCCTCCTGTCCCTCTAAGCTTTAATTCACAGACAAGTTGAGTTAATGTGTGAGGATGTTTACagtatcaacaaaatgaacaaaaatgaacaaaaataacaagcaaaatgaataaaataatcaacaaaatgaacaaattaataaaaaatgaataaaaccaaaaaattaacaaaataatcaacaaaaggaataaataatcaacaaaatgaatgaagtaacaaacaaaatgaacaaaaataatcaacaaaatgaacaaagtacccaaaaacaaacaaaattagcaaaaaatttatcacaaaatgaagaaaataatctacAATATGACCAAAAATAACCTAcaatttgaacaaaaatgaacaaaataacaaaaaaataaacaagatgaataaaataacaaggaaaaatgacaaaaataatcaacaagttggacaaaaattaacaaagtaatcaaaaaatttgaccaaaattaacaaaataatcaacaagttgcacaaaattaacaaaactgtcaaaaatttttacaaaaattaccaaaataattaatatgttggaaaaaaatttacaaaataatcaacaaattgaacaaagtaatcaacaaaatgaataaaatattcaataaaatgaacaaaaacaaacaaaactatcaataaactgaacaaaatgtacCAAATATCAGGTTTGATTCAACACACGTCAGATGGTTCTAATTGTTTgcgctgtttcttgtcatggggtcagaggtcacactaaagagTGACTTTGTAacacatttagttctgttttttgtgtcttttaaggctgtgaacatatttcctgtatatttctgttgtatttcgcacaagagaatgagaaataaacctgtataatcatttcagctctgctCAGGACTGTATGTCTTGGATCCaggatgttttattttatattaatctGTAACTGGGTATGGTTTGGGGTATTAGGACTTATTTAGGTGATATTTGAATTCAAATCTGGGCTCGTTAAATTCTGACCTTAAGGTTAAAGCTTTACTCGACAGAAGAAGCCTAAACGTATCAATATGTTGttacaaaactgaggaaaaggaaAGTAAATGTGCTAGATCAACAAACCCTGAATATTTACCATAATGCTGCACATACGTGTTTTTCATGAGCCTCTTTTCTAAACGTAGAAGCATCAGACTTTACCTGTCGATTTGATGAGtccttctttttttgttgttgctcttttgttgtttttgttgatcgTGGGGTTTTGTCGTCGTCGCTCTCGATCACAATCTCGACTTCAGCTTTTATTTCACCTGTAGAAGACACAAATCCATCTGTACAttttatatcatgtttttatttattcataaacGTCCACTCAGTGCATCTGAGTTCAACCATCACACATCCTGTCTGCACCTTATCCACTTCACTCATACAGTCACATGTTCTTTATTCGACACAGTTGctcttcttatttatttctaagtTACAGAATCCCTCCAAAAGCTGGAGAAGGAAAAAGCCATCGATAGCACACAGGTGAATCCATCCCCTGTATTTATGGACTTACAAAGATACAAAGGAGCCAGTGTTGTATAATAACGCAGtactaatacttcactactgtattCAAgaatgttttgggagaatttgtactttactgagtatttttttattctgtttactttcacttttacttcactatatTTCCGAACTCTgctgcatacttctactcccatacattttaatgcacagtatcgttacTTGTTACAAAATATAAACAAGTGTTTCCAGGCACAACCAACCCCggccctcgcacgtattgtagctcattttggcatcaatccagctgatgtcatcatgtctatgcgtgtgctgatgtcatcatagacaCACTTcctccattacaagtaaatggggaaaaaaagattttaaaaattcataaaaaacttgaactttgatccacttttcccaaaatgcaaccacatctattctgggtcactggtaatctataaacccaatatggtatgagttcaaccaattgttttgcggCTAAAGTgttaagcaaagaaacaaaccgaaccaaaaaaaaataccccttgcctcccctttggggggcggggtaataaacaaCCTTCTACAtctatgctgcgtttccactatgtggtaccagctcgactcgactcagcctttttgtgtttccattacgaaaaacgacctggaatctggtacccggtactagttttttggtatcacctccgccgaggttctaagcgatactaaaccattacgtataacactgcagaccactgattggtcagacagttttctctgtgacccaccgttttacaaaaaacagatgcagaagtgggcagtaaatatagcggtacattaatccacatgataacagcccaaaactacaccatggtcggtcgaggaggttcagtctttggtggacgatgtaaaaattcagacgagacaacacgcaacgagcgagttttcagcaactctctgaacagacgacacggaaataacgcgccgcatcgctatgatgtccaggtactgtaaagtcagtagtatcctgtaatggaaacggtctgcaggagtaccgagtcgagccgagctgagccggttccatgtagtggaaacgcagcactACAATCACCTACAAGCAATCACACATCCTGAAGGACTTGAACAATGACCCTGAAACTCACACAAAATACCCACTAACGACCCTGAAACCCAGGACCCCCCCCATATGACCCTCACACTTAAGGTCATCAACATATGGAAAGAACAACCTCCACAGACCATCCCCCTACTGGTTTATACGTCCACTTTCCCCCACAAGCAATTAGAACTGAAGAGGTCTCTTGGAAGAAAgatgaaacattttaaaaagaacaaaactagtctagttgaacctagaagaaggatgacctgggcaaatgaccCCCGACACAGACAAACAGTTGTATTTCTTACTTGGCGTGGTCCATTTTCTGCTACTGAAAGATAATTTACACTCTTCAGTCACGTCCACCACATCTGGAATAAAACAGACGCTGGTTACTTCTGGGATTTTTAAGACATTAACCCTTTTCAGACCACCACTATAACAACCTAGACTGTAAAAGGTCAACATGTAAAACCCCCCATATCACAACATGTACATGTGCAGCCATGATGATGTAAAAACttaattatatttaatttttaatttaaaggCTTTAGTTaaattaatatttatataaataccaaatttcttatttttctctttatattttcattctcactcatttgtgtttttttttcgcTTCTCTGTTTCTTTGCACTTGTAAGTTGTTTGTTGCTTCTGGTAACTGTGAAATGTCCCCatggtggaataaataaagtcatatgttctttatgttatcttattttatcttaccaggtgacagtttatttctgtaatctcataaagtttcgcTCTGTACACTTGGTTGTTTTtgataataaatataattaaaaagttttttttttacaatcacattcaaagtcattctaaatcagtgggaaaaggataaatttggatgtagatgtttttctaactgattgaatcgggttctgctttgagatgcttttaaggaacgttgttgttatactttaagtaccttttaaattactgatggtgttttatatgtatgttcttagtttagttttttatgttttggttttagaactgactttcattgtgtttcatgtatatttttagtgtggacgtATGGCTGTGAtctctattttgtgtaacttctgctgctgctgtcttggccacgaCACCATTAAAAAAGAGagttttaatctcaatgagcttttttcctggttaaataaaaaaaaataaaaataaaataaacaatgttTTAAGCATGTATcacatataataatgatgattaatggccagatattgagaGTTAAGCTCTTCCTGACAAAAAGgcgcaaaagaattggcaaaaatgacattttctgacttttattgcaaaaacaaaatatagaaatCTAGGCGGCCTATAGAGTTAAATGAATGGTCGTgtgttgtatgtttgtatgtgcatttcttacctgaGGAGTTTTCTGTGCAGTCAGAGTCACTGTATCGAGGAACCGGTGGAATCTTTACTTTGGGTTTATTCTGAAACTCAGGATCTGAAGAAAAGTCCTGGTCGTCCTCCGCCCTGCTGTGGGTCCGCACAAGAGGCACCTTTCTCCTGCGGGTTTTAGGTCGACCGTTACACTTCCCCGTTTGCTGAGATGCTCTGGATGGTTCAGTTATACCGGAGAGATGACTGCTGAGAACCTTCAGAAAGAACAAGACAGTTACTGAATGTGTTATtaacagggttcgtacacattttccAAGGTCAAATCCAAGCCCTTTTCAAGTACTTTTAAGGGTAACTGTCAATTAGACGCTCTTACCTTGTCAAACACCTTTGTCCTGTGCAGAGAGTTGGGGAAGgccaggaggatgaggaggagtttATGGAGCGTAGAGAACTGCCTCGTGGCTCGCACAACCTGGaccaatcagaatcagaatgttTGACGTCGTTCCACACAAAGTCAAAGGCAAGTGAGTACGACCCCACAGAGTTCAATGAAAGCAAGAGAGGAACTAAACATTCTTCTATGGACAAGGCGTAAGAAAATAAAATTCCTAATAAACAGACAATATATGAGTATACAAACAAGATATGTATGTTTAGCAGCTGTACATATATGACACATTACACAGCTGAAAATTACTGAATGTTATTGACCGATTTTGAACTCTGCACCAACCAATACACATCATTAATCACAATAATACGTGTATCATAAAACCACAAAACATGGCCCTGTCACGGACCGTACAACTTTCTTGCTTATCGCTTAGGTTAATTCTATTTCCTCCTGACCAATGCACCATCTTATAACGAGAGACATTCAACAAAATATTTGCtgtgaagaaaaacagaagaaaagaaaacaatggTTGAAAGTGAAACAAGCCTGTGAACATTGACTTTTATTGTCCTTTTATTGTACTGGTAGTCTCCTGTTCTTATCCGTCTGTGGTTACTGCTggatatttttgtctatattgtctttgtttttatatttcgTGTCCCTGATAAACAAacatctaaataaaaaaataagaaaatacatttttagaCTTGGGAAATGGCAAAGCTTCTTCATGATCAACTGAACAGACTAATGATTCCATTTATTCATCATGGTGTTTGTTGTTTTACCGTCGACCAGCTGTgaatttctcctcctcctttctcgtCCTCATTCATCATCTTTACAACGATGGCATATTGCGATATCAgctgttgagtgtttttatctaAACCCATGAGCTGCATGTAGAGCTCTGACAGCAGCTGACCAGACAGtttatttttctgaaaacacaaaacacacacagacacacattacaAGTAATAAGGTTTTTATAATTCTAAATCAACTTGAGTAAAATCTGCTTATGACACAAACTACTGCAGGTTAAAGTGGATGAACTGAACAGTTTTAGTGCAAACAGACTCTAAAGAATcaccagaaaacactgaactacactgAGGACCTGATGACTTGAACaccttaaataaaaacattttctctgTAAATTCACAACTTCTCATAATGTAAAAACTCTAATTTGACTTTATGCGTTGTAAAAATTGATGGTTTTATAAACTCAGAGCTATCTCATAAATTAGTGACTTTTCTcttgaaaatgtaaattttttttccacataaatttaacattttaatttgagaaattctgcattttttttccacacaaatgTGTGACTTTATAaaacacttttacacagagagcctggaaaaaaggtgagatgctgATCCCACCTCTttaccgatttccacagccaagccaaaggagtaacagaggtaaaacaggctggacttttacacagcggacctacaTTCCAGAATCAAAGAGGCGGTGAcacagcgcagcgtatagtgggACGTATCACTTCCACgttggaaataccctgagcatagcggtgttgctaacctctccagagtctttcaccgttccacaaatgttagcatggatagagtcgtCCACCCGAAGAGGCAACAGCTGGTGGATCtgggcgtctccccagttccacatctgtctggtcgCGTTGATGGTTTTGTTTACCGTACACAGCCCGCGCTCATTTTCAAATCCCCCCGGAGTGACAGCGGgtgcatatggaggcactggcatggattccaTGGCAGCTGCAGCTTTGCGCCACgggtgaaaatggcatgtagcTGCAGCACCAGTGGTATGAAGCTGCAGTACCCAGGGCGGCTgccacagaatccatgccagtgcctccatatgtgcCTGCTGTCTCTCCAGCGTGGGGGTCaccatcatcaaaacgtcacaccttggttgcggaatgagaggtgttccttttatatagcattccggaatcaagattccacctttatcacggtctgttactacctccagaggagttacAAAGCTGCAATAAaagtggaaccaaatgatccaccacttcttttacacagacatcattccggaataaaggctcccgtaacagaagtgctgtgtaaaagaggctaTAGTTCATagtttgacacccatgagctGCAGGATTACTGTTCCTTTTCCCATGAATTTACTACTGTAATCTTTAATCCTTCAGATCCTAGTTGTGACCTCTAACGGCCCTGTTGTCTGTCACACAGTTAAATAAACAGACTGTGGTCGTACCGTGATGTTTGTGGGATGTTTCAGCATTGTGCCGATGTTCTTTAGAACCATGGGTCCAAGTTGTTTTGGAATACTTCCCACTAAACTGTGCAGCGCTGCTCTGTAAAACGCCACGACTCTGTTCACAAAGTCCTGCTGCTCACTGACGTCTGTCAACGGGGCCGCCAACAAGAAGTTCGCGGCTTGAAACCCAATGTTGACCTCGGTGGAGGGGAGCAGATCCTTCTCACTGTAGAGGAGCAGCAGGTCCGGCCTTCGGAGGAAACGCTCTGCGGCAGAGGGGCGGAGGAGACTGGCCGCGTAGGTGTTGACCAACATGGCGGTCAGCTGCAGCTCTACGGCCGTGTCACATGACCCACCTCCCTGCAGATTCTGAAGTGCCCGGAGCGGCTCTAGGGCGTGGGACAGGAAAAGAAAGTCCAGATGGACTTTGGGATCCATGAGCTGTGATCGGAGGCATTCCACACTTCTTTCTGGACTCAAAGATTTAAAATACTCCATCACGTCCCACCAGATGGCGACCAACTTCTGGACGATGTGGATGATGAAGGAGACATCACCAGACTCAGGACACAGTGGGTTGTAAGACCCTGAGTCGGCGAACAGCTCCTTCAGGGTGCCGTTCACGGAGTTGGTGGTGGAGCAGTGACGGTGGAGGTCTCGGACCAGGTCCCCAACGTAGCTGAATGAGGCCAAGAGTCCAGCTCGACACGCCCGTTCCGCCAACCCCGGGAGGCGGCAGAGCGAGACCACAGTGGGGTTTAAGGCCAGGATTTGAGACACGAAGGCCTCAGGGTGTGGGGCGTCACAGTAAAACACCACCAGGTTGGACAGTGGGAGCTGGAGCTTCACCAGCAGCTCCATCAGCAGGCGTTGATCCTCAGAGGTTTGGAAACGGACGTCCTTCTGCAGCGTGTCCAGCAGCCTCACCacgctgacccctgacctctgatcAAAGTATCCAATTAGAACGACAGTGATGGTCTCCCCTGGACCCAGCTTCACCCCGGTGTACAGATACAGGCAGAACGGCGTCTTAGAACAGGCTcggatgacctctgacctctgactcaTGATGGCATTGATGTGACAGTCGGCGCTCAGATGTGAACGGACATTGATGCAGTATTTTCTGACAAAGCGCAGACAGGTGTCATTCCATCTCAGATGACGTTGGTCTGCTTCCTCTTTTGTGGTCGTGTCCATTTTCTCTGGTTCCTGTTCTGTCGtcacatcatcttcatcatctgatATTAAGGAGATCACATCCATACTCCTGCTCAAACGCTCCCTCTGTTTGGTGTCCTGTTTTACCATCAGTTggttcttcatcttctccttttGAAGAATCCTCTTAGAGGAACCATCGACtgtaacagaaataaaaacacactcagATACTCATTCtttgatttaatacattttatatCACATTCTGCAGGTTTGTAAGATCTGATATTGAGTTTTCCCTTCATCTGTGATGGTTTTCTGTTGCTATTTGACTAAAAACTTTGCAGCACATTTTTAACTAGTGTTCATtccatttattttaattgttttgttgcAGCAGGATCAATGATaatctaaaacacaaacatttctatTGCATTTATTTAAAGTTCTACAACACATTTAAAACTATAAACAAGTGATGTTATCTTTATAATTCAATCAACTTTAATGACCTTttgacaaatacacacacacacatataaatacatacatacatatacacata
Coding sequences:
- the LOC115422024 gene encoding uncharacterized protein LOC115422024, producing the protein MDRMGTHLIDVIVDGSSKRILQKEKMKNQLMVKQDTKQRERLSRSMDVISLISDDEDDVTTEQEPEKMDTTTKEEADQRHLRWNDTCLRFVRKYCINVRSHLSADCHINAIMSQRSEVIRACSKTPFCLYLYTGVKLGPGETITVVLIGYFDQRSGVSVVRLLDTLQKDVRFQTSEDQRLLMELLVKLQLPLSNLVVFYCDAPHPEAFVSQILALNPTVVSLCRLPGLAERACRAGLLASFSYVGDLVRDLHRHCSTTNSVNGTLKELFADSGSYNPLCPESGDVSFIIHIVQKLVAIWWDVMEYFKSLSPERSVECLRSQLMDPKVHLDFLFLSHALEPLRALQNLQGGGSCDTAVELQLTAMLVNTYAASLLRPSAAERFLRRPDLLLLYSEKDLLPSTEVNIGFQAANFLLAAPLTDVSEQQDFVNRVVAFYRAALHSLVGSIPKQLGPMVLKNIGTMLKHPTNITVRPQCDVLMMVTPTLERQQAHMEALAWILWQPPWVLQLHTTGAAATCHFHPWRKAAAAMESMPVPPYAPAVTPGGFENERGLCTKNKLSGQLLSELYMQLMGLDKNTQQLISQYAIVVKMMNEDEKGGGEIHSWSTVVRATRQFSTLHKLLLILLAFPNSLHRTKVFDKVLSSHLSGITEPSRASQQTGKCNGRPKTRRRKVPLVRTHSRAEDDQDFSSDPEFQNKPKVKIPPVPRYSDSDCTENSSGEIKAEVEIVIESDDDKTPRSTKTTKEQQQKKKDSSNRQDDKGDLVLAQVDGFRFLWPSVVVSCPEKDQVQGKITVEFYGQRIVSQVDVNSLKPFAEFSQYFCSNSFAIFVTYREAVFLSLQEAAVRCQKQFSASSGDKEDLLKEMMDWAFAGFQPTGPRFNAGQSINGVTERNNQPKAKKQLFVKANPPQVNGTCKHPYDLKEVSVRLTRLSMETSTPTPTPTPTPMATDGKPEWRKTGNAGLEKEDWERVGGIGVGRGRGRGVKGLRKKSSLFDGFDNDTSPDFVPYKKRPYRVHAKANELTSVYTQPDQKVREQIIRTIMNLKLDIEGFCLCCGTEKVEVLHPLFKGSLCSKCKNNFTETLYRYDEDGYQSYCTICCYGMEVILCGNDSCSRSFCDDCLNILVGPGTFDSLKLLEPWICFLCEPHEAHGALIPRVDWSIRVQELFANTSAMAFEPHRVYPSITANLRRPIRVLSLFDGIATGYLVLKDLGFKVETYVASEICEDSIAVASVNHDAKIVHVGDARFITPDDIRRWGPFDLLIGGSPCNDLSIVNPIRKGLYEGTGRLFFDFYRVLQMLKPKETDPRPFFWLFENVVFMNIHDKVNICRFLECNPVLVDAIKVSPAHRARYFWGNIPGMNRPIAASQTDKLNLQDCLEIGRKARVTKVRTITTNPNSLKQGKHVSLLPVLYNDKEDNLWITELEKIFGFPKHYTDVRNMNRQQRQKVLGKAWSVPVIRHLFAPLKDYFACEELPPMTNTTATATAATTTATVAVASSLSSSSSSSSSSSSSLSLSWFSPPTPEQQIC